Proteins encoded together in one Prunus dulcis chromosome 3, ALMONDv2, whole genome shotgun sequence window:
- the LOC117621198 gene encoding probable nucleoside diphosphate kinase 5 isoform X2 translates to MLPRVPFLSIFLFVVVLVVSLSLPCRSDGFAEKEKTLAIIKPDGLYDNCTDKIKNAIFDSGFTIVKEMLIQLDEEAAMSFYAEHSSRSFFSSLVKYMTSGPVLIMILEKENAVADWRALIGPTDASKAKITHPNSIRAMCGLDIQKNCVHGSDSPQSAQREISFFFKEKSSGSAVTEHDEL, encoded by the exons ATGCTCCCCAGAGTTCCGTTCCTCTCCATCTTTCTCTTCGTCGTCGTCCTTGtggtctctctgtctctccctTGCAG GTCTGATGGGTTTgcagagaaggaaaaaacatTAGCAATAATAAAGCCAGATGGGTTGTATGATAACTGCACTGATAAAATAAAGAATGCTATCTTTGATTCGGGTTTTACAATCGTCAAGGAAATGCTCATTCAACTTGATGAGGAGGCTGCAATGAGCTTCTATGCCGAACATTCTTCGAGGAGCTTCTTTTCTAGCCTAGTCAAGTACATGACAAG TGGACCAGTATTGATTATGATTTTGGAGAAGGAAAACGCTGTTGCGGATTGGCGTGCTTTAATTGGCCCAACTGATGCGAGTAAAGCAAAGATTACTCATCCTAACAG CATCAGAGCCATGTGTGGGCTGGATATACAAAAGAATTGTGTTCATGGGTCAGATTCTCCTCAATCGGCTCAACGAgagatctcatttttctttaaagaaaagTCTTCAG gCAGCGCAGTTACAGAACATGACGAATTGTAG
- the LOC117621198 gene encoding probable nucleoside diphosphate kinase 5 isoform X1: MLPRVPFLSIFLFVVVLVVSLSLPCRSDGFAEKEKTLAIIKPDGLYDNCTDKIKNAIFDSGFTIVKEMLIQLDEEAAMSFYAEHSSRSFFSSLVKYMTSTFISGPVLIMILEKENAVADWRALIGPTDASKAKITHPNSIRAMCGLDIQKNCVHGSDSPQSAQREISFFFKEKSSGSAVTEHDEL; the protein is encoded by the exons ATGCTCCCCAGAGTTCCGTTCCTCTCCATCTTTCTCTTCGTCGTCGTCCTTGtggtctctctgtctctccctTGCAG GTCTGATGGGTTTgcagagaaggaaaaaacatTAGCAATAATAAAGCCAGATGGGTTGTATGATAACTGCACTGATAAAATAAAGAATGCTATCTTTGATTCGGGTTTTACAATCGTCAAGGAAATGCTCATTCAACTTGATGAGGAGGCTGCAATGAGCTTCTATGCCGAACATTCTTCGAGGAGCTTCTTTTCTAGCCTAGTCAAGTACATGACAAG TACTTTTATCAGTGGACCAGTATTGATTATGATTTTGGAGAAGGAAAACGCTGTTGCGGATTGGCGTGCTTTAATTGGCCCAACTGATGCGAGTAAAGCAAAGATTACTCATCCTAACAG CATCAGAGCCATGTGTGGGCTGGATATACAAAAGAATTGTGTTCATGGGTCAGATTCTCCTCAATCGGCTCAACGAgagatctcatttttctttaaagaaaagTCTTCAG gCAGCGCAGTTACAGAACATGACGAATTGTAG
- the LOC117621197 gene encoding inter-alpha-trypsin inhibitor heavy chain H3, translated as MAAEFSSCVEYGLGLSKRVFYGKESVPDPSAMTRSSESYLPEAPMVYAVVPDPSIVDNPDIPSYQPYVHGMCEPPALIPLHMHGIAMEIESYLDTAFVTVNGTWRVHCVSAGKRCDCRVAVPMGDKGSLLGVEAEITGRSYSTQLITAEDTTDKEKVAKDGYFLKRQIYTLKVPQVDGGSFLSFKIRWSQKLLYHAGQFSLSIPFSFPACVNPVSKKNLKGEKILLNVNTGIDAEVLCQSTSHPLKEVRRQSGRLSFSYEAEVSSWSSAGFSFSYTVCSSDLFGGVLLQSPSLRDFDDREMFCFYLFPGNSQTRKVFKKEVIFIIDISGSMLGDPLENAKNALLASLSNLNRDDTFNIIAFNGEVHLFSSSMELATNEAMLKAKEWASTNLTANGGTNILLPLKQAMQLLAKTSDSIPFIFLITDGAVEDEREICTIMKGYLTSAGSVCPRISTFGIGLYCNHYFLQMLAQIGRGYYDAAYDADSIDYKMQRLFTSALSVILANITVDTLECLDSLELFPSHIPDLSSGSPLIISGRYEGSFPDSIKVRGTLADMSNFVIDLKVQRSKEFPLDRVLARRHIDMLTAHAWLLGSKELEEKVSKMSKQTGVPSEYTCMILVQSLQTDTGKRVPESVTIQGVYNKFTQLSKMESNRQKVIVLGNLGVGFGNLKATVENKAPASEEAKPADPTELLFKAASNCCSQVLDRVCCMCFIRTCSHMNNQCAILLTQVCAALACFECINCCFELFSG; from the exons ATGGCTGCCGAGTTCTCCAGCTGCGTCGAGTACGGCCTCGGACTCTCGAAGCGGGTGTTCTACGGCAAAGAGTCGGTTCCAGACCCGTCGGCGATGACCAGGTCGTCTGAGTCGTACTTGCCGGAGGCTCCGATGGTGTACGCAGTCGTACCCGACCCCTCAATCGTGGATAATCCGGACATTCCGAGCTACCAGCCGTACGTTCACGGCATGTGTGAGCCGCCGGCTTTGATACCTCTGCATATGCATGGGATAGCTATGGAAATCGAGAGCTATTTGGACACTGCGTTCGTTACTGTGAACGGCACGTGGCGCGTGCATTGTGTTTCCGCGGGAAAGAGGTGCGATTGTCGCGTCGCGGTACCGATGGGCGATAAG GGTTCACTTCTAGGTGTTGAGGCTGAAATTACCGGAAGATCATATAGTACTCAACTAATCACAGCAGAAGATACAACAGATAAGGAGAAAGTGGCCAAAGATGGGTACTTTCTGAAACGCCAGATATACACCCTAAAAGTCCCACAG GTTGACGGAGGCTCCTTCCTTTCATTCAAAATTCGATGGTCTCAGAAATTGTTGTATCACGCTGGCCAGTTTTCCCTCAGTATACCTTTTAGTTTTCCAGCATGTGTCAATCCAGTgtcgaaaaaaaatttgaaaggaGAAAAGATTTTGTTGAATGTGAATACGGGTATTGACGCAGAAGTTTTATGCCAAAGTACCAGCCATCCTCTTAAG GAAGTTAGGCGCCAAAGTGGTAGATTGAGTTTTTCATATGAAGCAGAGGTATCATCATGGTCAAGTGCAGGCTTCAGCTTTTCATACACT GTTTGTTCAAGTGACTTATTTGGTGGTGTACTTTTGCAATCCCCATCACTTCGTGATTTTGATGATAGAGAGATGTTTTGCTTCTATCTATTCCCCGGAAATAGCCAGACTAGGAAG gTTTTCAAAAAGGaagttatatttattattgatATAAGTGGAAGCATGCTGGGAGACCCTCTTGAAAATGCAAAGAATGCACTATTGGCGTCACTCTCTAATCTCAACCGAGATGATACTTTCAACATTATAGCTTTCAATGGAGAGGTTCACTTATTCTCATCATCAATGGAGCTGGCAACAAATGAAGCAATGCTAAAAGCTAAGGAGTGGGCTAGCACTAATCTTACTGCAAATGGTGGTACAAATATCTTGCTTCCCCTCAAACAG GCTATGCAGTTGTTGGCCAAAACCAGTGATTCAATTCCTTTCATTTTCCTCATTACTGATGGGGCTGTTGAAGATGAAAGGGAGATTTGCACTATTATGAAAGGTTACCTTACAAGTGCTGGTTCGGTTTGTCCTCGCATATCTACTTTTGGCATAG GTTTATATTGTAATCATTACTTCCTGCAAATGCTTGCCCAAATTGGGAGGGGTTACTATGATGCTGCTTATGATGCAG atTCAATTGACTATAAAATGCAAAGGCTATTCACAAGTGCTTTATCAGTGATTCTTGCCAATATAACCGTCGACACTTTAGAATGTCTCGATTCGCTTGAG CTGTTTCCATCTCATATCCCAGACCTTTCATCTGGAAGTCCATTGATCATATCAGGCAGATATGAGGGAAGCTTTCCCGACTCCATCAAAGTTCGTGGTACCTTGGCTGATATGAGTAATTTTGTCATAGACTTGAAAGTACAAAGATCTAAGGAATTTCCACTTGATCGG GTGCTTGCAAGAAGGCACATTGACATGCTTACAGCTCATGCATGGTTATTGGGAAGTAAAGAGCTGGAAGAGAAG GTTTCCAAAATGAGCAAACAAACCGGGGTCCCATCTGAGTACACTTGCATGATACTAGTGCAGAGTCTGCAGACTGATACTGGGAAGAGAGTGCCGGAATCCGTTACGATACAAGGG GTCTACAACAAATTTACCCAGCTGAGCAAGATGGAGTCAAATCGCCAGAAGGTCATAGTCCTCGGAAACCTGGGTGTTGGGTTCGGTAACTTGAAGGCAACGGTTGAGAATAAAGCACCGGCAAGCGAAGAAGCAAAGCCAGCTGATCCAACAGAGCTCTTGTTTAAGGCTGCTTCCAACTGCTGTAGCCAAGTACTTGATCGCGTCTGTTGCATGTGTTTCATTAGGACTTGTTCACACATGAACAACCAGTGTGCAATTCTTCTCACACAAGTCTGCGCTGCCCTTGCTTGTTTTGAGTGCATCAATTGTTGCTTTGAATTATTTTCAGGATGA
- the LOC117620770 gene encoding V-type proton ATPase subunit G-like, whose amino-acid sequence MASNRGQGGIQQLLTAEQEAQHIVNAARSAKMARLKQAKDEAEREIAETRSQVELQFQKKVAASSGDSGANVKRLEHETEHKINHLSSEASRISSDVVQMLLKQVTTVKV is encoded by the exons ATGGCATCCAACAGGGGTCAAGGTGGAATTCAACAATTGCTGACTGCAGAGCAAGAAGCTCAACACATCGTCAATGCTGCCAGaagtg CAAAAATGGCTAGACTGAAACAAGCCAAAGATGAAGCTGAAAGGGAGATTGCTGAAACCCGTTCCCAAGTGGAGCTTCAGTTCCAGAAGAAAGTTGCAGCG AGCAGTGGAGATTCAGGGGCTAATGTGAAGCGTCTTGAACATGAAACTGAGCACAAGATCAATCACCTCTCTTCCGAGGCCTCAAGGATTTCAAGTGATGTTGTGCAAATGCTTCTGAAGCAGGTGACAACAGTGAAAGTTTAA
- the LOC117620769 gene encoding proteasome subunit alpha type-6 yields the protein MSRGSGGGYDRHITIFSPEGRLFQVEYAFKAVKAAGITSIGVRGKDSVCVVTQKKVPDKLLDQTSVTHLFPITKFLGLLATGMTADARTLVQQARNEAAEFRFKYGYEMPVDVLARWIADKSQIYTQHAYMRPLGVVAMVLGIDEEFGPQLYKCDPAGHYFGHKATSAGLKEQEAINFLEKKMKNDPLFTYDETVQTAISALQSVLQEDFKANEIEVGVVVKENPVFRVLSTDEIDEHLTAISERD from the exons ATGAGTCGTGGAAGTGGAGGCGGATACGATCGTCACATCACCATTTTCTCGCCCGAAGGCCGTCTATTTCAAGTCG AGTATGCATTTAAGGCTGTTAAGGCTGCTGGGATCACCTCAATTGGTGTCCGGGGAAAGGATTCCGTATGTGTTGTGACTCAGAAGAAAGTCCCG GACAAGCTTTTGGATCAGACAAGTGTCACACATCTTTTCCCCATCACAAAGTTCCTAGGGTTGCTGGCTACTGGCATGACAG CTGATGCAAGGACCCTAGTTCAGCAAGCAAGGAATGAAGCAGCTGAGTTTCGATTCAAATATGGATACGAGATGCCGGTAGACGTACTGGCTAGATG GATTGCAGACAAATCACAAATCTATACTCAACATGCTTATATGAGACCACTTGGAGTAG TTGCTATGGTTTTGGGTATTGATGAAGAGTTTGGACCTCAACTCTATAAGTGTGACCCAGCTGGCCATTACTTTGGTCACAAG GCCACAAGTGCTGGATTGAAAGAACAAGAGGCAATCAATTTcttggagaagaaaatgaagaatgaTCCATTATTTACCTATGACGAGACTGTGCAG ACTGCAATTTCTGCCCTGCAATCAGTTCTGCAAGAGGATTTCAAGGCCAATGAAATTGAG GTTGGAGTGGTGGTAAAGGAGAATCCTGTCTTTAGAGTGTTGTCGACCGACGAGATTGATGAGCACTTGACTGCTATAAGCGAGCGAGACTGA
- the LOC117622616 gene encoding uncharacterized protein LOC117622616 — translation MATATMATAAGAAALLYYTLNRKLQSPTTGGDDDENGGDSVPNQAPLGIERVSHRLIQAPATWLETISTLSETLRFTYSETLGKWPIGDLAFGISFLLKRQGNLHVDGVFGGIDSQQLKGSQIIAELKYLLNLLTLCWHFSKKPFPLFLEETGYSEENVLLQEPKAGILKPAFTILVDHNEKCFLLLIRGTHSIKDTLTAATGAVVPFHHSVVHEGGVSNLVLGYAHCGMVAAARWIAKLAKPCLLEALDQYPGYELKIVGHSLGGGTAALLTYILREQKELSTTTCVTFAPAACMTWELAESGGDFITSVINGADLVPTFSAASVDDLRAEVTASAWLNDLRNQIEQTRILSTVYRSASALGSRLPSIASAKAKVAGAGAILRPVSNGTQVVMRRAQSMAQAAWTRPSLNLSSWSCMAPRHRASAVHSNSNDEGSSPGSSGRNKETSELLLTSPKRMTSSTGIETIDLPVSSSVGMEWTSEVGCSYSDGMRPDTDGDVGNEGERLMDHDRHEDRMTEVELWQHLEHELYDRTESEETDVANEIRNVENEIREEEEAAIAEVSDGQPESSAPDMKEAHRFFPAGKIMHIVTLHHGGPECESGSPSSSASGNEQPEETRVGIFLTPRSLYSKLRLSQTMISDHFMPVYRRQIEKLIKELEEEIASTGDVVF, via the exons ATGGCAACTGCAACTATGGCCACCGCAGCCGGTGCAGCTGCCTTGTTGTATTATACATTGAACCGTAAGTTACAGTCCCCCACGACTGGCGGTGATGATGACGAAAATGGGGGTGATAGTGTGCCAAATCAGGCTCCTTTGGGAATTGAACGGGTTTCGCATAGGTTAATTCAAGCCCCGGCTACATGGTTGGAGACCATCTCGACCTTGTCAGAGACTCTTAGGTTTACTTACTCCGAGACTTTGGGGAAGTGGCCTATAGGGGATTTGGCATTTGGAATCAGCTTTCTTCTGAAGAGGCAG GGAAACTTGCATGTTGATGGTGTATTTGGTGGAATAGACAGTCAACAGCTAAAAGGATCTCAAATCATTGCTGAACTCAAATACCTCTTAAACTTGCTGACACTGTGTTGGCATTTTTCAAAGAAaccttttcctttgtttttagAGGAGACAGGCTATTCCGAAGAGAATGTTCTTCTTCAGGAACCCAAAGCAGGA ATCTTGAAGCCTGCTTTTACAATTCTTGTTGATCATAATGAAAAATGTTTTCTCTTGCTGATTCGTGGAACCCATAGTATTAAGGACACTCTGACGGCTGCAACGGGAGCTGTTGTACCATTCCATCACAGTGTTGTACATGAGGGAGGAGTCAGTAATTTAGTTTTGGGTTATGCGCATTGTGGAATGGTTGCGGCTGCTAGATGGATTGCTAAGCTTGCGAAACCCTGCCTTCTAGAAGCACTTGACCAATATCCTGGTTATGAACTTAAG ATTGTAGGGCATTCTTTGGGTGGAGGCACAGCAGCACTTCTAACATATATATTGCGAGAGCAGAAAGAACTTTCGACAACCACCTGTGTGACATTTGCTCCAG CTGCCTGCATGACATGGGAGTTGGCAGAATCAGGTGGTGATTTTATTACTTCCGTTATTAATGGAGCTGACTTGGTGCCCACATTCTCTGCTGCATCGGTGGATGATTTACGTGCTGAG GTGACAGCATCTGCTTGGTTAAATGATTTGAGAAATCAGATCGAGCAGACAAGAATCCTTAGCACTGTCTATCGCTCTGCCTCAGCTTTGGGTTCGCGGCTTCCGTCCATTGCCAGTGCTAAAGCAAAAGTTGCTGGGGCAGGGGCAATTCTGCGCCCTGTTTCCAATGGCACACAG GTTGTTATGAGAAGAGCCCAGAGCATGGCTCAAGCAGCATGGACTCGTCCTTCCCTTAATTTGTCATCATGGTCATGCATGGCCCCTCGTCACCGAGCCTCAGCTGTTCATTCAAACTCAAATGATGAGGGAAGTTCTCCAGGATCCTCTGGCAGAAACAAAGAGACTTCTGAGCTTCTTCTTACATCCCCAAAGAGAATGACAAGCTCAACTGGCATTGAAACCATTGATCTTCCTGTATCTTCATCTGTAGGAATGGAATGGACTTCAGAGGTTGGTTGTTCTTATTCTGATGGAATGCGTCCAGACACTGATGGTGATGTCGGTAATGAAGGTGAGAGGCTTATGGACCATGATAGACATGAAGACCGCATGACTGAAGTTGAATTGTGGCAGCACCTTGAGCATGAGCTTTATGATAGAACAGAAAGTGAGGAGACTGATGTGGCAAATGAAATAAGGAATGTGGAAAATGAAATaagggaagaggaagaagcagCAATTGCAGAGGTAAGTGATGGTCAGCCAGAGAGCTCTGCCCCTGATATGAAAGAAGCGCACAGATTTTTTCCTGCAGGGAAAATCATGCATATTGTTACGCTTCACCATGGTGGCCCTGAGTGTGAAAGTGGTAGCCCTAGCTCGAGTGCATCGGGTAATGAGCAGCCAGAAGAGACTAGGGTTGGTATTTTCCTCACTCCAAGATCTCTGTACAGTAAACTGAGGTTGTCACAAACCATGATTAGTGATCACTTCATGCCAGTTTATAGAAGACAGATTGAGAAACTAATTAAAGAACTTGAGGAAGAAATAGCGTCAACTGGAGATGTAGTGTTTTAG
- the LOC117623431 gene encoding uncharacterized protein LOC117623431 encodes MALSATILSDPMVLPPAPETQQPQATKLIAQIEIEFVKCDCCGLSEECTPAYIQHVRERYQGHWICGLCAEAIKDEIVRSERLISTEEAMATHMNFCKKFKASGPPPDPTVHLISAMRQILRRSLDSPRVLRSTPTSPTKINGKGLKRSESCFPTLTG; translated from the coding sequence ATGGCATTGTCTGCAACTATTCTCAGCGACCCAATGGTTCTGCCACCAGCCCCAGAAACCCAACAACCGCAAGCCACAAAACTCATTGCTCAAATCGAAATCGAGTTTGTTAAATGTGACTGCTGCGGCCTGTCGGAGGAATGCACCCCGGCCTACATTCAACATGTTCGGGAACGATATCAGGGCCATTGGATATGTGGGTTGTGTGCAGAGGCCATCAAAGATGAGATTGTGAGGTCTGAGAGGCTTATAAGCACAGAAGAAGCCATGGCTACCCACATGAACTTCTGCAAGAAGTTTAAGGCGTCAGGGCCCCCTCCAGACCCAACGGTTCACTTGATATCTGCCATGAGGCAGATTCTTAGGCGCAGTTTGGATTCTCCAAGGGTTTTGAGATCAACTCCAACTAGCCCAACAAAGATCAATGGCAAGGGGCTTAAAAGGTCTGAGAGTTGCTTTCCAACTCTCACTGGTTGA